The proteins below are encoded in one region of Micromonospora yangpuensis:
- the serA gene encoding phosphoglycerate dehydrogenase gives MNPVVLIAEELAPAAIEVLAHDFDVRHVDGTDRPALLSALAEADAVIVRSATQIDAEAVAAAPRLKVVARAGVGLDNVEVPAATARGVMVVNAPTSNIVSAAEQAVALLLAVARNTASASAALKAGEWKRSKYTGVELQGKTVGVVGLGRIGVLFAQRIAAFGTRLIAYDPYIQPARAAQLGVRLVGLEELLRESDFISIHLPKTPETVGLIGEKELAIVKPGVRIVNAARGGLVDEQALADAIAEGRVGGAGIDVYAKEPCTSSPLFAFDNVVATPHLGASTAEAQDKAGLAVARSVKLALQGEFVPDAVNVQAGGVVAEDVRPLLPLAEKLGRAFTAVAGGVAASVTVEVRGEIVNHDVAVLKLAATKGLFSSVVEEQVTYVNAPHLAAERGVEVTLTTQAETTDHPNLVTVRGALPDGRTVSVSGTVAHTGTRDLLKLTEVDGFDVEIAAEGILLFLRYADRPGVVGTVGTLLGEAGINIAAMQVARREAGGETLMTLTVDQALGAELLTSAADSIGATAASAADLRDE, from the coding sequence GGTGATCGTGCGCAGCGCCACCCAGATCGACGCCGAGGCGGTCGCCGCCGCGCCGCGCCTGAAGGTCGTCGCCCGCGCCGGCGTCGGCCTGGACAACGTCGAGGTGCCGGCCGCCACCGCCCGGGGCGTGATGGTCGTCAACGCCCCCACCTCGAACATCGTCTCCGCCGCCGAGCAGGCCGTCGCGCTGCTGCTGGCTGTGGCCCGCAACACCGCCAGCGCCAGCGCCGCGCTGAAGGCGGGGGAGTGGAAGCGGTCCAAGTACACCGGCGTCGAGCTGCAGGGCAAGACCGTCGGCGTGGTCGGCCTCGGCCGCATCGGGGTGCTCTTCGCCCAGCGGATCGCCGCCTTCGGCACCCGGCTGATCGCGTACGACCCGTACATCCAGCCGGCCCGCGCCGCCCAGCTCGGCGTGCGCCTGGTCGGCCTGGAGGAGCTGCTGCGGGAGAGCGACTTCATCTCGATCCACCTGCCGAAGACCCCGGAGACCGTCGGGCTCATCGGTGAGAAGGAACTGGCCATCGTCAAGCCCGGCGTGCGCATCGTCAACGCCGCCCGGGGTGGCCTCGTCGACGAGCAGGCGCTCGCCGACGCGATCGCCGAGGGCCGCGTCGGTGGCGCCGGCATCGACGTGTACGCCAAGGAGCCCTGCACCTCCTCGCCGCTGTTCGCCTTCGACAACGTGGTGGCCACCCCGCACCTGGGTGCCTCCACCGCCGAGGCGCAGGACAAGGCCGGTCTGGCCGTGGCCCGCAGCGTCAAGCTCGCGCTGCAGGGCGAGTTCGTGCCGGACGCGGTGAACGTGCAGGCCGGCGGGGTCGTCGCCGAGGACGTACGCCCGCTGCTGCCGCTGGCGGAGAAGCTGGGCCGGGCGTTCACCGCGGTGGCCGGCGGGGTGGCCGCCAGCGTCACCGTCGAGGTGCGTGGCGAGATCGTCAACCACGACGTCGCGGTGCTCAAGCTCGCCGCCACCAAGGGGCTGTTCAGCTCGGTGGTCGAGGAGCAGGTGACCTACGTCAACGCGCCGCACCTGGCCGCCGAGCGTGGCGTCGAGGTGACGCTGACCACCCAGGCCGAGACCACCGACCACCCGAACCTGGTCACCGTCCGGGGCGCCCTGCCCGACGGCCGTACGGTGAGCGTCTCCGGCACGGTGGCCCACACCGGCACCCGGGACCTGCTCAAGCTGACCGAGGTGGACGGCTTCGACGTGGAGATCGCCGCCGAGGGCATCCTGCTCTTCCTGCGGTACGCCGACCGGCCGGGCGTGGTCGGCACCGTCGGCACCCTGCTCGGTGAGGCCGGCATCAACATCGCCGCGATGCAGGTCGCCCGCCGGGAGGCCGGTGGCGAGACGCTGATGACCCTCACCGTCGACCAGGCGCTCGGGGCGGAGCTGCTCACCTCGGCCGCCGACTCGATCGGTGCGACCGCGGCCAGCGCCGCGGACCTGCGCGACGAGTAG
- a CDS encoding FAD:protein FMN transferase encodes MRTDDQPRPTWPDQPTYRGHPDLRLGPRDPRPDATGGTVAGLLCANHTVRTTTAEYTLRINAPHRLGRRAVGEALRDAVAELRAIDLTFGPARKHSLVSRLRRGEISPESYPPLADLVDRCAAMRAATDGWFDAWAVPGGFDPGGLLGGWAVERAAARLRAAGITDYAVLTGADLVVRGNAPHGGPWRVAVHHPTDNRRAPVVLEMTAGAVGTSGVTGRQGHVVDPHTGEPADQLVAATVVGPDLAVADAYATALYAAGPAGLAWFRGDSPYRALFTHRRR; translated from the coding sequence GCGGCTCGGTCCCCGCGACCCGCGTCCGGACGCCACGGGCGGCACCGTCGCCGGCCTGCTCTGCGCCAACCACACCGTGCGGACCACCACCGCCGAGTACACCCTGCGGATCAACGCCCCGCACCGGCTGGGCCGCCGGGCGGTCGGCGAGGCGCTGCGGGACGCGGTGGCCGAGCTGCGGGCGATCGACCTCACCTTCGGCCCGGCCCGTAAGCACAGCCTGGTCTCCCGGCTGCGCCGGGGAGAGATCAGCCCCGAGTCGTACCCGCCGCTTGCCGACCTGGTGGACCGTTGCGCGGCGATGCGCGCGGCCACCGACGGCTGGTTCGACGCCTGGGCCGTACCCGGCGGTTTCGATCCTGGCGGCCTGCTCGGTGGCTGGGCGGTGGAACGGGCCGCCGCCCGGTTGCGCGCCGCCGGCATCACCGACTACGCGGTGCTCACCGGCGCGGACCTGGTGGTACGCGGCAACGCGCCGCACGGCGGCCCATGGCGGGTCGCGGTGCACCACCCGACCGACAACCGCCGGGCGCCGGTGGTGCTGGAGATGACGGCGGGCGCGGTCGGCACCTCCGGGGTGACCGGACGGCAGGGACACGTGGTGGACCCGCACACCGGCGAGCCGGCCGACCAGCTCGTCGCGGCCACTGTGGTCGGCCCGGACCTCGCCGTCGCCGACGCCTACGCCACCGCCCTGTACGCGGCCGGACCGGCCGGGCTGGCCTGGTTCCGCGGCGACTCGCCGTACCGGGCGCTCTTCACCCACCGCCGACGCTGA